One genomic window of Blastopirellula retiformator includes the following:
- a CDS encoding non-ribosomal peptide synthetase, translated as MDKELSSEDTLASLICDASNRYPDRDALIFLADGRLEQDRWTYRELYLRSAVVAGAIQSFGARPGDRVMIACPNNLHFVSSLFGCALAGTVAVPVGQRRTSLANDFATEIQRETAATCVLTTSDIDPSFISGPAKRAACIFVDELPECGPAHYVETYVASGDRAIIQYTSGSTIAPRGVVLTHENLFENQRTIKHAFGHDHESTFVSWLPLFHDMGLMGSVLQPIFLGAHAVIMPPSVFMTTPLLWLKAIDRYGGKTAGSPNFGYQWCVARYHRESCEDLDLSGWRIAFNGAESVRSETLTSFCETFAPHGFKAESFYPCYGLAESTLFVTGGDIAHRPRVISLSTQHMKKNSARIAVGKEHATSVVSCGFPHRKTAISIVKPESSACCPEGEIGEIWVSSSACASEYWRNPEATREVFGAALTSLDSQDYVRTGDLGFLLDNHLYVVGRLKDVILRAGNNYYAEDIEWAACASHPLIRPNGCAAFSDNDKTVIAAELKRNPKDFDEVIQAIWSGVRKDTGIAPDRIQLFLKERLPKTSSGKIQRSLCRKRIAQSVLNPVCTWHPKVQTEDVTPDADGQDIQEWLQQRLADYKNTSADQVAIDVSIFDLGFDSLKLMELLHQLEQRFQVVIPLSNAIANPSIKEISGMLLPNSAATTMVNQPTEDSLLTPGEKALWIECHKSGESARHNVAFMVDIPTEVEFRTLVRAINRVVRRHDSLRSSFLRSSQGPVRVTCSDYAVEVGYVDAGGWTEEDLGARYQELTATPFDLEKGSLFRATYFAGDRPTLLIVAHHLICDAWSKDCFLRELQEICESEARNVAPSLPAITKDSTMASIAMRQINALASQRKRLEEYWARQVDGVPTTLQIPTRRPSTTSNHRPNGRHQLTLRRSFLRDVERLALELRVSVSCLFLSAYQASVRAVCAQDSFFVGVSMACRLDSVTANTIGYLVNMLPIKAEIDDQDEFVALVRMTHKRLCEGIQHSELPFHEIAKLANARRDQSRPLLAQAAYTNHTSPTTRIWKHVEVSAPQSDFELQLTTFCMPDRVDCQFLFDEGVFDSRTVTSLGRLFQRQLECAVGDPTIRFGALKNREDGIVTRPFVSNESGSPKVSAATFSSNHARSSCTIPTTTIGDKSFATLTTRFQSIARRFPERVAVADQCESLSYTQLDRRSNRIAAKLAGIGCRPETLVGLQLDHSVNAIAGILGVLKTGAGYVPISADLPNARVKHVLSQLNVTRVIGHADKNVDFRSIEFVDLDSASRFESSSFPAAGIHPANIAYVISTSGSSGEPKFVGVEHRQVCALLQGLFHLNDVSENDVWCKFHSVSFDFSVWEIFGAICSGGKLVIADKEIVRCPAKTIDLINEQRVTVFSQVPSAFSNLVSVASEPKRLDSLKMIVLGGERIDSSSIEAWARTFGLTAPKLINMYGITETTVHVTQKALARDDIFRLSQQPIGVPLPSARVYLLDSELNPQAVGQEGEIYVGGECISRGYLFDPARTAERFVPDHLSAKPGARLYRTGDLARQDDSGDLYYAGRIDRQLKIRGHRIEPVEIEQKLKQMSHVRDAVVFAKNIDDESPLARMIAVLECDHEFRLTVDEIRGNLSLHLPAFMIPAVFKFVTTFPRTAGGKIDRGALERALDSGRENPVLVKTFKDDIEAMVGRAVMDVLRCDLARPDDDFFSLGGDSMLALRLVARCHEEGYELPLEQIFRSPKISDLARCVSEIGSGQTALVKRFSLISPQQRALFSSDVEDAYPASALQSVLIEQRQQRLNESYVSAITLRSRFDESMLRNAVEFVVQRHPMLRTGYRFADSDQLVQVVHRSSSPPIRFYDLRQMQPDTQKAKLEELRNELRSHDVELTSCEQVSFHVIHLGPNLFQIMVAESILDGWSVAIAISEMLRYYHSAINMLAIPSFTHPLPIAEFIQQEITLVDSSSYWKEQLANIEHQPIPFRRKESRSNRDRERLTQRHYFQLGSDATSSLIDVAERLGVGLKSVLLATHLRAISCITGKSAVLTGVMTHGRPGRCGADRTVGMFLNTLPFVHEIGTETWAELARVCQSWESQAFSHRAYPFAKIQRDHGSRITDFAFNFTRFHPLRELQSLDRMEIVDWTASDQTHFPVNIQMNLDDISGSLRVAVEFDPTRLDEDDAEVTLQVHERAIGQFIRNPQTRVLASSLLAESHSQSCDGPIQKIDQGLNVPERFLATARRHPNLVAVVSGETRLTYGELEKWAEAIASNLGSNGVRAESRVMIALPRSPEMVAAMLGTMIAGGCAIPVDIELPASRLSQMASVTQAEFVVGIDRALGGQISPGARFLHIQDILQARAADHPTVPMIHSEKQLSYIICTSGSSGEPKAVMATHLALTNRLLWMEQYFPHSSQDVVAAKTSVAFVDFIAEVLGPLCSGASIVMLDYKDVIDTERLVSLFARFRISRITVVPSLLRVLIDQVSSPGEAMPRFWISSGEPLPTTLVRDFKTWLPDATLINLYGSSETGADVTYHECQPSDAQSLVQCGMPISNNRVFVIGDDLFPVPYRVSGEICVSGFGLSLGYAGQPDFTASRFLPCPFESFGEVMFRTGDRGFISEDGSLWFQGRSDDQIKLRGQRLELADLLIALEKHHSVLEAACRVWPGSNGDELHAYVALRTGHAATSKELMRHLRDLLPQAIIPTAIHQLSTLPKTDTGKVSKLDLPAPHRNHRLAGFKSPITDTQKRLAAIWSEILEVEEISLDESFIQLGGHSLLVTMLAGRIEREFGVAISPMDILDSEDLEALAAAIDSAMSSSFVGVREIEPELSPQTTEMSSTQRALWLVDKISPGWSAYNMSASVLLIGNVNLDAIRESISEITARHESLRTVFIEGSTSPKAHINPDGLATDQISVTDSLDASDKEIREIVEKETARPFDLANGPLARFNLVQLREDKTLLLSTIHHIVCDEWSLGILVDELNRLYASRVSGSSLYMPQPKQMREYIASEIRHTESTRWKNKVAYWADYLAGSSPTQFPHLQPCTGYRIRSGQRAEMIIDSTTSARAREYARSQQATPFMVLLGCFQLALRLIADEREIVIGTDFAQRDSSNHSIVGPLVNEVVLRQRIEDDRSFSELVSEVRKSVANALANQGVSLLDVRERMRAKGDTLNLPFFSIKFVLQTAPLPAWNFADIDVIQFSPTAIASPFDLLVNTRDTPAGFHCTVDFNQEVYDESVVNEIMAMFESALNVLTAANDEPIRNAFERIGTEANRKKSDRARIALRNARPGNCGDDS; from the coding sequence GTGGATAAAGAACTGTCAAGTGAAGATACTCTCGCTTCTCTAATTTGCGACGCGTCGAATCGATATCCCGATCGCGACGCTCTGATTTTTCTTGCTGATGGCCGACTTGAACAAGATCGCTGGACCTACCGAGAGCTCTATCTTCGGTCGGCGGTAGTAGCTGGCGCGATTCAGAGTTTTGGCGCACGGCCAGGTGATCGAGTCATGATTGCCTGCCCAAACAATTTGCATTTTGTCTCTTCGCTTTTTGGGTGCGCTCTCGCAGGCACGGTCGCTGTGCCCGTCGGTCAGCGACGCACATCATTGGCAAATGATTTTGCAACTGAGATTCAACGCGAGACCGCTGCGACGTGTGTGCTCACGACGAGCGATATCGATCCCAGTTTTATTTCAGGCCCCGCAAAGCGGGCAGCATGTATATTCGTAGATGAACTGCCCGAGTGCGGGCCTGCTCATTACGTCGAAACGTATGTAGCGTCCGGCGACCGTGCAATCATCCAATACACATCCGGGTCGACCATAGCTCCTCGCGGAGTCGTCTTAACACATGAGAACTTGTTCGAGAATCAACGCACGATCAAGCATGCCTTTGGTCATGATCACGAATCAACTTTCGTAAGTTGGCTTCCGCTATTTCACGATATGGGCTTGATGGGTAGCGTCCTGCAACCGATTTTTCTTGGTGCTCACGCAGTCATCATGCCACCGTCGGTTTTCATGACCACACCTCTTCTCTGGTTAAAGGCAATTGATCGATATGGCGGCAAGACCGCTGGCTCGCCGAATTTCGGCTACCAATGGTGTGTAGCAAGATATCACAGAGAATCCTGTGAAGATCTCGATTTGAGTGGTTGGCGAATTGCGTTTAATGGAGCGGAATCCGTTCGTTCCGAGACGCTTACCAGTTTCTGCGAGACATTTGCCCCTCATGGTTTTAAGGCCGAGTCCTTTTATCCTTGCTACGGACTCGCCGAGTCTACATTGTTCGTCACGGGAGGAGATATTGCCCATCGTCCTCGTGTCATTTCACTTTCCACCCAGCATATGAAGAAGAACTCTGCGAGAATTGCGGTCGGTAAAGAACATGCCACTTCTGTTGTGAGTTGTGGATTTCCTCACCGGAAGACCGCCATCTCTATCGTCAAGCCAGAGTCGAGTGCTTGTTGTCCCGAGGGTGAGATTGGTGAGATATGGGTCTCAAGTTCCGCATGTGCCAGCGAATACTGGCGTAATCCCGAGGCTACAAGAGAGGTGTTTGGTGCCGCGTTAACATCTCTCGATAGTCAAGATTACGTGAGGACAGGTGACCTAGGGTTCCTGCTCGACAACCATCTATATGTCGTTGGAAGACTGAAGGATGTCATCCTTCGAGCGGGAAACAACTACTACGCGGAAGACATTGAATGGGCCGCCTGCGCGAGTCACCCACTGATTCGTCCAAACGGATGTGCTGCATTTTCTGACAATGACAAGACTGTGATTGCGGCGGAATTGAAGCGAAATCCGAAGGATTTCGACGAAGTTATCCAGGCAATTTGGAGTGGCGTTCGAAAGGATACCGGAATCGCACCAGACCGAATCCAATTGTTCTTAAAGGAGCGCCTACCAAAAACATCCAGCGGCAAGATTCAACGATCGTTGTGCCGCAAACGGATCGCCCAATCTGTCTTGAATCCGGTTTGTACGTGGCATCCGAAAGTGCAAACGGAAGACGTTACCCCAGACGCAGACGGACAAGATATTCAAGAATGGCTACAGCAGCGATTAGCTGATTACAAAAACACTTCGGCGGACCAAGTAGCTATTGATGTTTCGATTTTTGATCTGGGCTTTGATTCACTGAAACTGATGGAGTTGTTGCATCAGCTTGAGCAGCGTTTCCAAGTTGTTATTCCTTTGTCGAATGCTATCGCAAATCCGTCAATCAAGGAAATCTCGGGAATGCTATTGCCGAATTCCGCCGCTACGACGATGGTGAATCAGCCGACGGAGGATTCCCTATTAACACCCGGTGAAAAGGCGCTCTGGATTGAATGTCATAAGAGTGGCGAATCTGCGCGTCACAACGTCGCATTCATGGTCGACATACCCACTGAGGTCGAGTTCCGAACGCTGGTACGAGCGATCAATCGTGTCGTGCGGCGGCATGACTCGTTAAGGTCTTCCTTTCTGCGATCCAGTCAGGGGCCAGTCCGAGTTACGTGCAGTGACTACGCGGTCGAAGTCGGATATGTGGACGCTGGCGGGTGGACCGAAGAAGATCTTGGTGCACGCTATCAAGAACTTACAGCGACTCCGTTTGATCTTGAGAAAGGCTCACTGTTTCGAGCGACTTATTTCGCTGGCGACCGACCGACCCTCTTGATTGTCGCTCACCATCTAATTTGCGATGCGTGGTCAAAGGACTGCTTTCTTCGCGAGTTGCAGGAGATTTGCGAATCAGAGGCTCGGAACGTTGCACCAAGTCTACCGGCGATCACGAAAGACTCGACAATGGCGTCTATCGCCATGCGTCAAATCAACGCTTTGGCCAGCCAGAGAAAGAGACTTGAGGAGTATTGGGCACGACAAGTGGATGGTGTGCCGACGACGTTGCAAATACCAACACGTCGTCCGTCTACCACTTCAAATCATCGACCTAATGGCCGTCATCAGCTCACGCTCCGAAGGAGCTTCTTGCGCGACGTTGAGCGACTAGCGCTCGAGTTGAGAGTCTCGGTGTCCTGCCTATTCCTTTCTGCATATCAGGCCTCCGTGCGAGCCGTTTGTGCGCAAGATTCATTCTTCGTTGGAGTTTCAATGGCTTGCCGTTTGGATTCCGTAACGGCCAACACGATCGGCTATTTGGTAAACATGCTGCCGATCAAAGCCGAGATTGATGACCAAGATGAGTTCGTAGCCCTTGTTCGAATGACACACAAAAGGTTGTGTGAGGGGATCCAGCACAGCGAGTTGCCGTTTCATGAAATCGCAAAGTTAGCGAACGCAAGACGCGATCAATCCCGTCCGTTGCTTGCACAAGCTGCGTACACAAACCACACTTCGCCAACGACGCGCATTTGGAAACATGTCGAGGTTTCTGCGCCGCAGTCGGATTTTGAGCTGCAGCTAACGACATTCTGCATGCCAGACAGAGTGGATTGCCAATTTCTGTTCGACGAGGGCGTATTCGATTCTCGCACAGTAACTTCGCTTGGACGGCTATTCCAAAGACAGCTTGAATGTGCCGTTGGCGACCCGACAATACGATTTGGAGCACTAAAAAATCGTGAAGATGGGATAGTGACGAGACCGTTTGTAAGTAATGAGTCCGGTTCTCCTAAGGTTTCTGCCGCCACATTTTCAAGCAATCATGCCCGCAGCTCTTGCACCATTCCCACGACAACAATTGGGGACAAATCATTCGCGACGCTGACAACGAGGTTTCAGTCCATCGCGCGTCGATTTCCGGAAAGAGTCGCAGTCGCAGACCAGTGTGAATCATTATCCTACACACAGCTCGACCGTCGCTCCAATCGTATTGCCGCGAAGCTTGCTGGAATTGGTTGTCGCCCGGAAACGCTCGTGGGCTTGCAGCTTGATCATTCGGTTAATGCAATCGCGGGCATCTTAGGCGTCTTAAAGACAGGGGCTGGTTACGTGCCGATTTCAGCAGACCTCCCCAATGCTCGCGTCAAGCACGTTCTGTCTCAATTGAATGTCACTCGAGTCATTGGGCATGCCGACAAGAATGTCGATTTTCGGAGTATTGAATTTGTTGACTTAGATTCAGCTAGTCGTTTTGAATCCAGCTCTTTTCCGGCAGCAGGAATCCACCCGGCGAATATCGCATATGTCATTTCGACATCAGGTTCCAGCGGGGAACCGAAGTTTGTTGGTGTCGAGCACCGTCAAGTATGTGCCTTACTGCAAGGACTATTTCATCTTAACGACGTCAGCGAGAACGATGTTTGGTGCAAGTTTCATTCTGTGTCTTTCGACTTCTCCGTCTGGGAGATATTCGGAGCTATTTGCAGTGGCGGAAAGCTTGTCATCGCAGACAAAGAGATTGTTCGTTGTCCGGCAAAGACCATTGATCTAATCAATGAGCAGAGAGTGACGGTGTTCAGCCAAGTGCCCTCCGCATTTAGTAATCTCGTCTCTGTTGCGAGTGAACCAAAACGCCTCGATAGCTTGAAGATGATCGTTTTGGGTGGCGAGAGAATCGATTCTTCATCAATTGAGGCTTGGGCAAGAACCTTTGGACTCACCGCTCCCAAGCTCATCAACATGTACGGGATCACTGAGACTACCGTTCACGTAACGCAAAAGGCACTTGCGCGCGACGACATTTTCCGACTCTCGCAGCAACCAATCGGAGTGCCGTTACCATCTGCGCGTGTTTACTTGCTGGACTCGGAACTTAATCCCCAAGCGGTTGGTCAGGAAGGCGAGATCTATGTCGGTGGTGAATGTATTAGCCGAGGTTATCTCTTTGATCCGGCTCGTACCGCGGAAAGGTTTGTACCCGATCATCTGTCAGCCAAGCCGGGTGCAAGGCTATATCGAACGGGGGACTTGGCGCGACAGGACGATTCCGGCGATCTGTATTACGCTGGCCGAATCGATAGACAGTTAAAGATTCGTGGGCATCGGATAGAGCCGGTCGAGATCGAGCAAAAATTGAAACAAATGTCCCACGTTCGCGACGCTGTCGTCTTTGCAAAAAACATCGACGACGAAAGCCCCCTCGCCAGAATGATCGCCGTTCTGGAGTGTGATCATGAATTTCGTTTGACTGTAGATGAAATTCGCGGAAACCTTTCGCTGCATCTTCCAGCATTTATGATTCCCGCCGTATTCAAGTTTGTAACCACATTCCCACGAACCGCGGGAGGAAAGATTGACAGGGGGGCGTTGGAAAGAGCGTTGGACTCCGGTCGTGAAAATCCAGTCCTGGTTAAGACTTTCAAAGACGATATCGAGGCAATGGTCGGCAGAGCGGTGATGGACGTATTGCGCTGTGATTTGGCACGCCCGGACGATGATTTCTTTTCGTTGGGCGGTGACTCCATGCTTGCGCTCAGGCTGGTTGCCCGGTGCCATGAAGAGGGGTACGAATTGCCGCTCGAACAGATCTTTCGGTCGCCCAAGATAAGCGACCTCGCGCGATGCGTTTCGGAAATCGGATCAGGCCAAACAGCGTTGGTGAAACGATTTAGCCTTATTTCACCGCAGCAACGGGCCCTGTTTTCAAGCGATGTTGAAGATGCGTATCCGGCGAGTGCGCTCCAGAGTGTATTAATTGAGCAACGACAACAGCGTCTCAACGAGTCGTACGTATCGGCGATCACTCTGCGAAGTCGCTTCGATGAGTCGATGCTGCGAAACGCTGTCGAATTCGTTGTGCAGCGACATCCGATGCTGAGAACCGGCTATCGCTTTGCGGACAGTGATCAATTGGTACAGGTTGTTCACCGCTCAAGCAGTCCGCCAATCCGTTTCTACGATTTACGACAGATGCAACCGGACACGCAGAAAGCGAAGCTTGAGGAGTTGCGAAATGAATTGAGATCACATGATGTTGAATTGACATCATGTGAGCAGGTTTCGTTCCATGTGATTCATCTTGGCCCCAATCTTTTTCAGATCATGGTGGCGGAGTCGATTCTGGATGGTTGGAGTGTTGCCATCGCCATTTCCGAAATGCTTCGGTACTACCATTCAGCCATCAACATGCTCGCGATTCCCTCGTTTACACACCCACTTCCGATTGCAGAATTCATCCAGCAGGAAATCACCCTCGTTGATTCTTCGAGTTACTGGAAGGAGCAACTTGCCAATATCGAGCACCAACCGATACCGTTCAGGAGAAAAGAATCCAGGTCGAATCGCGATCGTGAACGACTTACGCAGAGGCATTATTTTCAGTTGGGTTCGGACGCCACATCATCTCTGATCGATGTGGCGGAAAGACTTGGCGTTGGTCTGAAGTCTGTCTTGTTGGCAACGCATCTCCGAGCGATCAGCTGCATTACCGGTAAGAGTGCGGTCTTGACCGGTGTCATGACGCACGGAAGGCCGGGTCGCTGCGGGGCTGATCGCACGGTGGGTATGTTCCTCAATACACTGCCGTTTGTTCATGAAATCGGGACGGAGACTTGGGCCGAATTAGCACGAGTCTGTCAGTCATGGGAATCCCAAGCCTTTTCTCACCGGGCCTATCCGTTTGCCAAGATCCAGCGAGATCACGGTTCACGGATAACGGATTTCGCATTTAACTTCACGCGTTTTCACCCTTTGCGGGAACTGCAATCACTCGATCGAATGGAGATCGTGGATTGGACCGCATCGGATCAAACTCATTTTCCAGTGAATATCCAGATGAATTTGGATGACATTTCTGGTTCACTTCGAGTTGCTGTTGAGTTTGATCCAACAAGGCTTGACGAAGATGATGCGGAAGTCACGCTGCAAGTGCACGAGAGAGCGATTGGACAGTTTATCCGGAACCCGCAAACGCGTGTTCTGGCATCGTCGCTCTTGGCGGAAAGCCACTCGCAGTCGTGTGATGGACCCATCCAAAAAATTGATCAGGGTCTTAATGTTCCCGAGAGATTTCTAGCGACTGCACGCCGGCATCCCAACCTGGTCGCGGTCGTTTCGGGCGAAACGCGGCTTACGTACGGTGAGCTTGAGAAGTGGGCCGAAGCCATTGCTTCCAATCTGGGGTCAAATGGTGTTCGTGCGGAGTCTCGTGTCATGATCGCTTTGCCGCGATCGCCTGAAATGGTTGCTGCGATGTTGGGGACGATGATTGCGGGAGGTTGTGCAATCCCTGTTGACATTGAATTGCCGGCGAGCCGCCTGAGTCAAATGGCGTCTGTGACGCAAGCTGAATTTGTTGTCGGAATCGACCGCGCGTTAGGAGGGCAAATCTCTCCGGGAGCTCGATTCCTGCATATACAGGACATTCTGCAAGCGAGGGCTGCCGATCATCCGACCGTTCCAATGATTCATAGCGAGAAACAGCTTTCGTATATCATTTGCACGTCAGGTTCATCGGGAGAACCGAAGGCCGTTATGGCCACTCATCTAGCGCTAACAAACCGGCTGCTGTGGATGGAGCAGTATTTTCCCCATTCATCACAGGACGTTGTTGCCGCCAAGACATCCGTCGCATTTGTTGACTTTATCGCGGAAGTTCTTGGTCCGCTTTGTTCAGGAGCCTCGATCGTCATGCTGGACTATAAGGACGTCATCGACACTGAACGACTTGTTTCCCTGTTTGCGCGTTTTCGCATTTCTCGGATCACGGTCGTGCCGTCGCTATTGAGGGTGTTGATTGACCAAGTGTCATCTCCGGGGGAGGCCATGCCAAGATTTTGGATTTCGAGTGGCGAGCCCTTGCCGACAACACTCGTGCGTGATTTTAAGACGTGGCTTCCCGATGCAACGTTGATAAACCTCTATGGATCATCGGAGACCGGTGCTGATGTGACTTACCATGAATGTCAGCCAAGTGATGCCCAATCACTCGTGCAATGCGGCATGCCGATTTCGAACAATCGAGTATTTGTCATAGGTGATGATTTGTTCCCCGTGCCGTATCGGGTTTCCGGCGAAATATGCGTGTCCGGCTTCGGATTATCACTCGGTTACGCTGGGCAGCCCGATTTTACAGCCAGCCGATTCCTTCCTTGCCCGTTCGAATCGTTCGGCGAAGTGATGTTTCGGACGGGTGATCGCGGTTTTATTTCGGAAGATGGATCGCTTTGGTTTCAAGGCCGAAGCGACGATCAAATCAAGTTGCGGGGGCAACGCCTCGAGCTAGCCGATTTGTTGATCGCGCTCGAAAAACACCATTCGGTCTTGGAAGCCGCGTGCCGCGTTTGGCCTGGTTCCAATGGCGACGAGTTGCATGCTTACGTTGCATTAAGAACGGGGCATGCCGCGACCAGCAAAGAGCTGATGCGGCACCTGCGTGATTTGTTGCCGCAGGCAATCATCCCCACCGCAATTCATCAATTGTCGACGCTGCCTAAGACGGATACTGGCAAAGTATCGAAGCTGGACTTGCCGGCTCCGCACCGGAATCACCGTCTTGCTGGATTCAAATCTCCAATTACGGATACGCAGAAGCGACTGGCCGCTATTTGGAGCGAGATTCTTGAAGTCGAGGAAATCAGTCTCGACGAGTCGTTCATACAACTCGGTGGACACTCTTTGCTTGTCACGATGTTGGCGGGACGAATCGAGAGGGAGTTTGGTGTTGCCATTTCTCCCATGGATATCCTCGATTCGGAAGATCTGGAAGCGCTCGCTGCTGCTATCGATAGCGCGATGTCAAGTTCCTTCGTTGGAGTTCGTGAAATCGAGCCGGAGTTGTCGCCTCAAACAACCGAGATGTCGAGTACTCAACGCGCGCTATGGTTAGTGGATAAGATCTCACCCGGTTGGTCCGCTTACAACATGTCGGCGTCCGTGCTCTTGATAGGTAATGTGAATCTTGATGCTATCCGGGAATCGATCTCGGAAATTACGGCTCGCCACGAGTCATTAAGAACTGTCTTCATTGAAGGTTCCACATCACCCAAAGCACACATTAATCCAGACGGTTTGGCGACTGACCAGATAAGTGTGACGGACTCGCTCGATGCTAGTGACAAAGAAATTCGGGAGATCGTTGAAAAGGAAACCGCAAGGCCGTTCGATCTGGCCAATGGTCCGCTAGCCCGTTTCAATCTAGTCCAATTGCGAGAAGATAAAACTCTGTTGCTTTCAACCATTCACCACATTGTGTGCGACGAATGGTCGTTGGGAATCCTTGTCGACGAATTGAATCGTCTTTATGCCTCTCGCGTCAGCGGCAGCAGTCTGTACATGCCGCAACCCAAGCAAATGCGGGAGTATATAGCGAGCGAAATTAGACACACCGAGTCGACGAGATGGAAGAACAAGGTTGCGTACTGGGCCGATTACTTGGCGGGGAGTTCTCCCACACAATTTCCCCATCTTCAGCCTTGCACGGGATATCGAATCAGGTCAGGGCAACGAGCCGAAATGATCATCGACTCGACGACATCCGCGCGGGCGCGCGAGTATGCTCGGTCCCAGCAGGCAACTCCGTTTATGGTGCTTCTAGGCTGCTTTCAATTGGCATTGCGGTTGATCGCAGACGAACGTGAAATAGTCATTGGCACTGACTTTGCACAACGCGATTCATCCAATCATTCAATAGTCGGTCCTCTTGTTAACGAGGTGGTTCTTCGACAACGGATTGAAGATGATCGATCCTTCAGCGAACTCGTATCCGAAGTGCGCAAAAGCGTTGCAAACGCCTTGGCAAACCAAGGGGTGTCGTTATTGGATGTCAGAGAGCGTATGCGCGCAAAGGGCGACACGTTGAACTTGCCGTTCTTCTCGATAAAATTCGTTCTTCAAACGGCACCGCTACCCGCGTGGAACTTTGCCGATATTGACGTCATCCAATTTTCGCCAACTGCGATTGCTTCGCCATTTGATCTGCTCGTCAATACTCGGGACACTCCTGCGGGTTTTCACTGTACCGTTGACTTCAATCAGGAGGTTTACGACGAGTCGGTGGTAAACGAAATCATGGCGATGTTCGAGTCTGCCCTTAACGTCTTGACTGCTGCAAACGACGAACCAATACGCAATGCCTTCGAACGCATTGGAACGGAAGCGAATCGAAAGAAGAGTGATCGAGCAAGAATTGCCCTTCGGAATGCGAGACCTGGGAACTGTGGGGATGATTCTTGA